Sequence from the Paramisgurnus dabryanus chromosome 3, PD_genome_1.1, whole genome shotgun sequence genome:
tGTTGTAATAAACCCACATCTTGAATTCGCGTGATTTGCGTCCCTCTGAAGAGAAGTCCTGGCCGCCAATGATAGTGACACATAGttctaaagtgttttactcacacacacacacgcgtgtcttttatcataaaccctttcgacgcatgtgcagcatgaattcgcgtccctcggaagagaagtcaccggccgccactgtgaCACATAggcaggggttaaattgggatttgttatgtgggggggctctgcgaggaggggtacttcgaggggtaacatgtttaatactaatgacagcaaagccactggtgtgtttcaatgacattctggacctctgataggatttgataagtttcagctttaaagctgtgccagaggttgaccccaaatattttaaaaagagcgtCTGAATTTTTAAATGaggcaaatctatgagtttgacaccctatatccatttgttgcacatgtcattatgcacaattgagcaaactttgaaggaagttaaaagaattaaCCTCCTttaataattctaggcataagatacccAAAAAGACTTAATTAAGAAGAAAAGGTACACACAGTACTCtatcagcaacatgtcttaaaaattagccatagagattccctcaGCAGCTAGTAGAAAATCACTATAGGTATGATTTGTgttatcaaaatacattattttattaaactatacaatgagtaatatccagtgttatccagttaacatactgtaattaggAAAGTGACATACAtattttaatcctttacacgtttctagtcttctattAAGTCGACGTGGGCACTATTCTTACAgtacccctctctctctctctctccaatgtcaaatgatcctgcgtgagagcgcgttcttgaaaaaactgagttttttcgcttgagttgcataACTTGCACGAAGAtgcgtttaaagggaaaagcgcgtgttttcacGGAAATTGCgccgcccaattcgcgtcatttgcattgactttgtatataatctgctcgcgcaaatcgttgaacttgcgttgGTGAGTATGCCCCATAATGAATGGAAACACATTATTCCCTTCGCGTCAGTGCACACGCACAAGCGCAGCgggtacactggcaagagcagagcgagaccttcagtctatgtgccggggcttagccccggacggccccggcccaatttaaaccctgcacATAggactaaagtgttttactgacataagctgcgccattctgtccggatccaatattgatggaggagcattgctttttaatctcagtctctcttcaaatccagcgttcttctgaacatccaaTCATGTAGCAACTGTTATGATTCCCTCGTGTAATAGGAATGATGTCTCTCGACGAAAAAAACAATGGCCCGAATACGGTACGGTTGACGTTTAGCCATCCTTGCTGTAACTTGTTATGAAAACTCACTGAACTAAACATATTATGTGGGCGCGGTCTCAAGTTGAAGAGCTCATGAATAGTAATGACCTCGATCAGTtccacgtcacactgataagcttttctaactgacctgatttctccacttctttcttttcagtggctagagctgacagaggaggtggaagttaattttcacattcgcgacacaacacaaacacatatggacctaacacatatcaaaaatacaagtaaaaacgattttatgtggaagggcctctttaaatattttttttcaacaattcaagtttgtactgtcgggttgtacttttgaaacatgtgataaaactgaaatttaaaatgaagatgtaatttaataattttttgctaagatatgttacatattaacaaggttatagtcatgtatattttctaaaaacaagtgtaacacaaaaatctatcttgttctgttttgttacttttgacccaactgtgtgttactttcatcccagCTGACAGGGTCAAAAGTATCAATGCGCTActtatgtttaaagtgaaattatactgaagtcgttttacatttgttcaaaattccacctggtattgatagaccacacttgtgagttattgatcacagcaaaaatatatctctgtctcaAACATTAGCTTTTaaaattttctgaaaaatgATAGTTTCGCCCCTGCTCCTTCGTACATTGTACAATTTGCTTCAGTGCTGCATGCAAGTTTTATTAAATTAGTTATGTAAGTCATTGAACCTACTAATTTAAGCTTTTGACTAGTATATAGTTGGCATAACTTACAAACAAGTtgatttaatttgttaagttaatgtaaaacataaaatgttgatatgatttttttaaagtgtatgcaCTGGTGCTGTGGAGCAAGGGTTCCCAAACATGTTTTTCCGCGACCCACTTAGGTGGGATAATTTATCTCCGGACCCACCAATTTTTTTCATTGTCATTCAATGTCAGTTTATTGCAATCCCAAAATATCTGATTTCAAAACCTTTAATTTGTCATTAACTGTAACAGCAAAGTTACTTTACGTGACCAAACATTGCACTGTGCGACCCACAGTTTAAAACTGCTGTAGAAAACCCAGAAACTGAAGTGAAATTGTATGAAATCAGCAGCATATAGACGATCACAAAGCTAAAAACCAAAAACACTTTCATTTTGATTTCATGATATACATAACTGACCTAACCTGACTAGATTACTTTTGGTTGAACCAAGCATGTCAGATGTAGCAGAAGTAACTTCTTAAGGCAGCAACATGTTGTTTAAGTTGTTAATTATGATGTTATGAGTTTGGTCCCATGTGCTCTAAATTGAGCCAGTATGTGAAAAACCCGAAAAAAAGCTTGTTTTACTGCATGTGTGATGTGGCACACATTTACCACAGCTGCAGGTCATCTATGCACGCAACTATATTTTATTGTGGACGTTCAATTGAAGGTTTTTAAAGCATTAGTGGGCATTAAAAGCTGCATTATTCACATGTAATTTCCTATTgttaatcataataataataaaaaataggcCTATGCATTCAAAATTGTCATTGATAACATATTACATGCATATTGCCTAAATATGTATTAATAAATATACTGTAATGAACATTGCTGATGTgtagtgtgtatatatatatatatatatatatatatatatatatatatatatatatatatatatatattgtgtaCAGTATAACCTACTGCAGACAGAGGCTAATTAAATGGTTAAAAGTGGTGTTTTCACAGTTGAATGAGTATACATAGCCTTTGCAAGTTTTTTTCATTTAATGTGTTGATGATGTTGTGGGTGTGATAAGTGTTGAAATAGCATCTGGAACTTTTGAAtctttctcttctcttctcaGAGGCCTCTGCAGGTATGGAAAACGGAGGCTCGATGACTGGACTGGACTTTGGGGAGGCAATGTGGGAATTCGCAGAGAAGAACCGGTGCATCTTGTGCCGTTTTATCAATCCCAACAAGCTGACCTCATACCTGCGCCAATGCAAGGTCATCGATGAGCAGGACGAAGATGAGGTACTCAACTCTCGCCTGCTGGAATCCAAAGTCAGCCGTGCaggtatgtatgtgtgtttttacaTACTGTGGTGTGTGGAGCTATCAGAATATAGTTTTTGTCTATCCAGGTCACTTGCTTGACTCATGCCATGAGTTTGTTGACATGACGTTCTGTTCGTCCAAccaaaaaatgtgaaaatctATCTAAAGTAATCTTTTTGTGATTTACCACATATAGTCATTATGGATTGCGTGGGCATCAAAATTCATATGTGCGGGTGACAAAACTACTAAACATGGTGGAATATGAAAATGCAAATTCAATGCTGAAaacatttacatgcaaatcacaTCATCAATCAGTAACACGGCCGTCCCATCGTTCACTTTGTTTTTCCAGTAGCGTAATATGATGATGAATGGATGCTTTTAATCCTGTGAGCCACCACTGTAGTTTTTCTTTTCCAACGACTCCTTCCTGGACCTCCATGTCATTTTTCAACTTCTCAATGGCCACAGGCAGAATGGATGACAAGGATTTCGCCTAGGCAGCTTACTAAACTCTGCACTGTTTGTTTGTCACAAAGCAACACATCAGAAAGCTTGTTTACCACGGCTGGGATTTCCACAGCCCCCTAATGATTTTCTTTTATGCCTGGGACTGGCAGTCTGGTACATAATAAAGAGGATTTTTCAAGTACTTTTTGTGATATGACTGTTTCTAATGAGTTGAAACATAATGCACAGCTTTATCAACGACAAATCTATATAGTACAGCAATACTACACgctataaaaaatgttttctttttcgGTTCACATCATGTGGTAATGCCTAAATTAACTGGGTGCAGAATGTGAAATGGTCATAGTCCTACAATGCCCCTTTAGACATGTTTTAGAGGtattaaacaaatacataaaataaagtaaCACCGTCACCATCACCGTTTTTTTGCTTTGTTTCAGGTCGATTGTTGGACATCCTGCACACGAAAGGAGAACGAGGATATGTGGTGTTTTTAGAGAGTCTGGAACTGTACTACCCTGACCTCTATAAACTTGTCACGGGGAAGGAACCTACCCGCAGATGTTCAACTATAGTCGGTAAGCcacttttaaattaaaatgccaCCCATATAAATGACCTACGACCAcggctttaaaatgtttgttgcTTTCTGCCAGCTGCTTCCCCTCTGGGATGGGCACTTGCCATAAATTTCCTTTTTCGATTTGTGCAACACCTTATAAAAACACTGTGGCTGTACTTTAATGGTACATTGATATATACCATAATACTAAAAAATGTTTATACTTACATGATAACTATGGTAGAGCATTTCTAGTAACTTTTTGTGCAGTATTGTGCACTGACTTCTTTAATTCTTCACCTGCAGTTGAAGAGGGCCAAGAGGGGCTCATCCAGTTTTTAATGAATGAAGTCATAAAGTTGCAGAATCAATCGAAGGCTAAAGACGTGCAGCGGATGGACGTCATGACCAAATGTCGCACGCTAGAGGACGAGCATAAGAAGCTAAGGCTGGCTAACCAAGAGCTGCTTACCTTCCAGGAGCGTTACAATAAGATGAAAGAAGAGCGCAATAATTACAACGATGAACTCATCAAGGTGAAAGACGACAACTATCAGCTGGCCATGCGATATGCCCAGCTCAGCGAGGAGAAGAACATGGCTGTTATGAGGAGCCGAGACTTGCAACTAGAGGTCAGAGGACCCTCCTATTTGTATCTTGATTTCAGTGTTCTTCAACCCTGGTCCACGAGGACCCcattccagaaagttttagatgtatCCTTATTTGAAACACCTGAATCAGCGtccttccagaatgtctccctaacaagctgatgagttaaatcaggtgtgttaattaaggagacTTCTTAAACATTCTGGATGggggtcctcgaggaccccGGTTGAAGAACATTGGTGTAGTTCATAAGTCTTGCATGATGATGTCATAGGTCTCGGTCTTCATTGATCAATCATATTTACACTGGAATGTGGAATACAAATGTTGCTTGTCGTCTCCAGATTGACCAGCTAAAACACAAACTCAACAAGGTTGAGGAAGAATTTAAAATGGAGAGAAGACAGTCTCTGAAATTGAAGAGCGACATCGAGAGCCGACCTCGGAAAGAGCAGATATTCGAGCTGGAGCGAGAGAACGAAGTTCTGAAGATCAAAGTCCAGGAGTTACAATCTATCATACAGGTGAAGACCTCATATCATCCCAACTGACAGCAAAAAGCAAATGGCTGTAGGgcatctttgaaaatcaaagaCATAAATGCTTGTGTTGTTTCTTTCACGCTTAGCCGGGGCCTCTACCTGATTCGGACAAGGCCATCTTGGATATCCTGGAGCATGACAGACAGGAGGCTCTGGAGGATCGGCAGGAGCTAGTTAACAGACTGTATAATCTGCATGAGGAGGTTCGACAGGCCGAGGAGCTGAGGGACAAGGTGAAGACCGGCATTATATCTTTTATTACGGCAGTAAATTTCAAACCTGTATGTCTACAAAGGCAGCTCGCTGGGTTCTTTAACAGAGCTTCGATCTGTAGGCCAGTCTCCCTTTTAAGGTCAGATTGCTCTTAAATTTTCAAATAAACTCATGCTAAATGCAATATGACATTCGACTTATAGGTCATTGTGCTTATTTTGACAGTTTTTGGTTGACAGCTAGAAATAATGAAGTGTAGGGAAAGGTTTTCTCTTGTCATGAACGAGGCGTGACAGAGGCTGATGAGGACTGGCTGCTCTGAATGATCCCTTTTGCAATGTGTTGCATCTCGAAATAGCAGTGCATGTGCAGCGCTGTGTGAATGTGTCAGAATTCAGGGGAAGACAGGAAGAGGAGGGGTCAGCAGTGTTGTCTTATCATAGCCCTCTTAAAGGTTTCACTTCTTGAATTAAACATGCAGCAGGCGTTAATATttgttatttactcaccctcatgttgtttaaaacctgtatgagtttctttattctgttgaacacaaaagaagatcttttgataaatgatgctaaccacacagttgactgTATTCACTGAGTAAAACAAACACAGTGGAAGTCAACTATGTGTTTACCATCTTTGATCAAaacatcttttgtgttcaacggaagaaagaaactcatacaagtttataacaacatgaaggttagtaaataatgacacaattttcatttttggttaaaTTATCCCTTTAACTAGATAAGATTAGCTTTAAACATAATGGGGTGGTTTAGACTAGTCCTAggctaaaataaatgtaagatccatccaaactgaaaacaacttgcactgacatatcttaaaatacatcagttccctttgttttgccttaaaatgcacacaagtaatgttttagaaaggcatgtttgttatatTTCCTGATTAGactaaagcctagtcctggattaagatAATCCCTATGAGTTTATGGCTACATGTAAAATGCTAATTTATGCCATAGCAAAGCATTTTCGCGGTAATTGGAGATTGTATCGGTGAAAAACAGTCGCAAACTGCTGAGTATGAAATGATTGGCTGATAGGAGGCTATTAGTAATGTGCTAAGAGAAAACCTTTTCAACTGTTCAACAGGGTAAGACTCAGACCCTCAAGGTCTAGCGATACAGTATTGAATAGTGACACTTTTCTCAGTATTCCGATCTTGAAACAAGatgcgtttatttaaagaaatgtttaatCTAATGTACAGTACCTGGAAGAAAAGGAGGACCTCGAACTCAAGTGCTCCACTTTGGTGAAGGACTGTGAAATGTACAAGAACCGCATGAATACCATCATGGTGCAGCTTGAAGAGGTGGAACGTGAACGAGACCAGGTTGGTCGATGATGTTTTGGTCGTTAGATCCGTTTACTTCTTGTTAAATAAATAGGTTGCTGATGCAGTCCTCTGCTCTGTGTACCACCCAGGCTTTCAAGTCAAGAGATGATGCTCAGCACCTCGCGTCTCAGTGTCTGATCGATAAAGATAAATATCGCAAGCAAATACGGGAGTTGGAGGAAAAGAGCGACGAGCTTCAAATTGAGATTGTACGAAAAGAAGCCAAGATAGTCAACTTGGAGTGCAAACTAAGACGTATGTCCAAGGACAATGGCTTGGATCAGGTGAGAAACATGTATTGGGTTGAAACATCTGATTTAATCACTGATGTaacaattcattttaaatgtaccaggcaaaaagcatttttgtgggAAAGTCACTGTCTATaataagcattttttattttcgTAATTTCAACATCCACCAGGTTAAAGGGacaatccacttttttaaaaaaaatgtgcattttccAGCTActctagagttaaatatttgttttttaccGTTATGAGACGATCTTTGgatctggctgtaccactttagCAAAGCTTAGcaaaatccattgaatctgattagaccatttagcactGTGATAAaaaaaccaaagagtttcgtTATTTttcgcaatgatattacgttgcagccgaaaatagtccccttagtaactttcaatagcaggggacaaTTTTCGTGCAGTATGTAATattattgcgcctcctgcagccatgttacagctgCAAAGcacttgattattacgccagaatgagagtatagttcctagccatatctgcctggaaaatcgcaacttttaattttctgtttgtcttagtacacggtttaactacagaagagtctagtgttaaaaaaggggaaaaatattgaaactctttggttatttttgagtgtgatgttaatggtctaatcagattcaatggattatgctaagctatgctaaaagttgtagtgccagacccggagatcggctaaatggattccaaaacagtaaaaatcaaatgtttaactctatgggaAATGAGCATATtctcaaaaaaagtggaatgtccctttgaAGGTTTTATGAATAGTAATTGGATAAGATGCCAATTTGTTCAAACCTAAAACGCTAAGTGCCAAAGTGGCCCAACAGTTTTGTAAACCGGACCCTCAGTTTTCctaaaaatatgtttcatgATATTCTCCTTCAGAGTTTGCCAAGAGACCTTACCCCACAAATCATAGCTGAGCGCTTTGGCCAACCTGACCCAAATACAGGAGGACCTTCAGAGGATTCTGGAGAAGATCCTGTAGAAGATCAAGAGCATAAGTTCACACGCAGATATAACATCAAAAGAGTGAGCTGAAATTTAAAACCTTTGTTCTTGgtgtatgttttttatttctccATTTCACGTGTGCCATAATTATTCTCATTCATTAGACAAAATCTCCAATTACCGCACCAAAAACGCTGCCGTTTCACGGTAAGagctttttaagacctttttactGCAAATGTTATGCATATTACATGCaggttttttaaacattttccaAATTTTGCCTTAATGGGTTTGCTTAGAAATAGCTTTTTGTTGGCATATAACATGCAACGATCTGCCTTCAACTGCTTCTGTTtccttgtgttttgtttcttatTAATAGCCACGCCTGTGACCAATGGAGATTCATCAGAACCTGTGATCGGTGGCAACCTTAGTCCGGTCAATAGCACGCTCAGTTATCCTATATCGGATATCTGCAATAAAAATGTGTGTGATTCTGATTCTTTTGATCTTTCTTGTTCACTTAAAGGGTAGCTTtcatttaaaactaaatgttttgtttatgcTTTTGTCTCCTTAGTTGCGTTGCCGTAATGATAGCATATTGTCCACTGCACCTGAGCCTCCGGACCATCAATCTATTGTAAGAAGGATCAAGGAGAATCCAAACTCCCAATTCAAGTGGTAATGAAAAAACATGCTTTGCATAATGTACATGGAAAACAAGTTGTGATAAAGAAATATAAT
This genomic interval carries:
- the card11 gene encoding caspase recruitment domain-containing protein 11: MENGGSMTGLDFGEAMWEFAEKNRCILCRFINPNKLTSYLRQCKVIDEQDEDEVLNSRLLESKVSRAGRLLDILHTKGERGYVVFLESLELYYPDLYKLVTGKEPTRRCSTIVVEEGQEGLIQFLMNEVIKLQNQSKAKDVQRMDVMTKCRTLEDEHKKLRLANQELLTFQERYNKMKEERNNYNDELIKVKDDNYQLAMRYAQLSEEKNMAVMRSRDLQLEIDQLKHKLNKVEEEFKMERRQSLKLKSDIESRPRKEQIFELERENEVLKIKVQELQSIIQPGPLPDSDKAILDILEHDRQEALEDRQELVNRLYNLHEEVRQAEELRDKYLEEKEDLELKCSTLVKDCEMYKNRMNTIMVQLEEVERERDQAFKSRDDAQHLASQCLIDKDKYRKQIRELEEKSDELQIEIVRKEAKIVNLECKLRRMSKDNGLDQSLPRDLTPQIIAERFGQPDPNTGGPSEDSGEDPVEDQEHKFTRRYNIKRTKSPITAPKTLPFHATPVTNGDSSEPVIGGNLSPVNSTLSYPISDICNKNLRCRNDSILSTAPEPPDHQSIVRRIKENPNSQFKCVPLSDTADTDSGDNADMDDHDLDMSSYAPSSIHSSSSSYQSDTMDCYDLEQVRKIFRKFSLERPFRPSLTSGPILSSMRPAKSLSLSGENLLSEISLIGGNESGIFVASVQPGSNADRAGVKVGHHLLMLEGSVHGESQNVALDTCTKEEAHWTLQRCTGEVHLHYKCNCDGYRRLLKDIEDGAVVSGDSFYIRLNLNISSQSDSCSLNVRCDEVLHVLDTMHQGKCEWLCARVDAFTNKDLERGTIPSYSRAQQLLLVKIQKVMCRGGREEIDTLRGLRPEEPTPSSDPKFSPRMSRAGIFICQILQFVSRADNKYKRMNSSERVRIVNGGNLSSVSRPGFETLKPEDSSDPESELNKSLNLIPYSLVTPHQCQRKRPVFFTPNVLAKTIVQKFLNLGGAMEFNICKPDILTKDEFLIKQKIEPIIYSKEKQAATYECITPENIEAVAFKNKHCLLEADLSCVKDLLRREIYPIVIFIKICEKNIKKLRRLPLRVDYEEEFLKMCRSKEKELETLPCLYATVEPDSWSSVEDLLKIIKDKIFEEQKKIVWVEQDLL